In Lemur catta isolate mLemCat1 chromosome 1, mLemCat1.pri, whole genome shotgun sequence, one DNA window encodes the following:
- the PFN2 gene encoding profilin-2 isoform X1, with product MAGWQSYVDNLMCDGCCQEAAIVGYCDAKYVWAATAGGVFQSITPIEIDMIVGKDREGFFTNGLTLGAKKCSVIRDSLYVDGDCTMDIRTKSQGGEPTYNVAVGRAGRVLVFVMGKEGVHGGGLNKKAYSMAKYLRDSGF from the exons ATGGCCGGTTGGCAGAGCTACGTGGATAACCTGATGTGCGATGGCTGCTGCCAGGAGGCCGCCATTGTCGGCTACTGCGACGCCAAATACGTCTGGGCAGCCACGGCCGGGGGCGTCTTCCAGAGCATTACG CCAATAGAAATAGATATGATTGTAGGAAAAGACCGGGAAGGTTTCTTTACCAACGGTTTAACTCTTGGCGCAAAGAAGTGCTCAGTGATCAGAGATAGTCTATATGTCGATGGTGACTGCACAATGGACATCCGGACAAAGAGTCAAGGTGGGGAGCCAACATACAACGTTGCTGTTGGCAGAGCTGGTAGAG tcTTGGTCTTTGTAATGGGAAAAGAAGGGGTCCATGGAGGCGGATTGAATAAGAAGGCATACTCAATGGCAAAATACTTGAGAGACTCTGGGTTCTAG
- the PFN2 gene encoding profilin-2 isoform X2, whose translation MAGWQSYVDNLMCDGCCQEAAIVGYCDAKYVWAATAGGVFQSITPIEIDMIVGKDREGFFTNGLTLGAKKCSVIRDSLYVDGDCTMDIRTKSQGGEPTYNVAVGRAGRALVIVMGKEGVHGGTLNKKAYELALYLRRSDV comes from the exons ATGGCCGGTTGGCAGAGCTACGTGGATAACCTGATGTGCGATGGCTGCTGCCAGGAGGCCGCCATTGTCGGCTACTGCGACGCCAAATACGTCTGGGCAGCCACGGCCGGGGGCGTCTTCCAGAGCATTACG CCAATAGAAATAGATATGATTGTAGGAAAAGACCGGGAAGGTTTCTTTACCAACGGTTTAACTCTTGGCGCAAAGAAGTGCTCAGTGATCAGAGATAGTCTATATGTCGATGGTGACTGCACAATGGACATCCGGACAAAGAGTCAAGGTGGGGAGCCAACATACAACGTTGCTGTTGGCAGAGCTGGTAGAG CATTGGTTATAGTCATGGGAAAGGAAGGTGTCCACGGAGGCACACTTAACAAGAAAGCATATGAACTCGCTTTATACCTGAGGAGGTCTGATGTGTAA